One window of the Granulicella arctica genome contains the following:
- a CDS encoding NAD(P)H-dependent glycerol-3-phosphate dehydrogenase has product MSRISILGAGAWGTALAISLARRGDHEICLWSHSTALAEQLHEHGENLPYLPGYTLPAGIGVTSDLVGSIFEADIILCVTPSQHLRSTITQIAPLLTSDQILVSASKGIEETTFLRMSQVIASITNNPFAALGGPSFAQEVAAAAPTAVVVASLDPAVSLTIQREFTSPSLRLYTNDDVAGVELGGSLKNVIALAAGVVHGLDLGHNSAAALITRGIAEITRLAIACGGHRQTLAGLSGVGDLVLTCTGSLSRNRSVGIELGRGRQLSDIIAGLHGKVAEGVRSTTAALGLAARYAVDMPITSQMDAILHRNKNPREAIRELMSRPNRDE; this is encoded by the coding sequence ATGAGTCGCATATCCATCCTCGGAGCAGGTGCCTGGGGAACTGCCCTAGCCATCTCGCTCGCACGCCGAGGCGACCACGAGATCTGTCTCTGGTCCCATTCCACAGCTCTAGCCGAACAACTCCACGAACACGGCGAGAATCTGCCATACCTTCCCGGATATACGCTTCCCGCAGGCATCGGTGTCACCTCCGATCTCGTCGGCAGCATCTTCGAGGCAGACATCATCCTCTGCGTCACGCCCTCGCAGCACCTTCGCAGCACCATCACGCAGATCGCCCCACTCCTCACCAGCGACCAGATCCTCGTCAGCGCCTCGAAGGGAATCGAGGAGACGACCTTCCTCCGCATGTCCCAGGTAATCGCCTCCATCACGAACAATCCCTTCGCCGCTCTCGGCGGACCTTCCTTCGCCCAGGAGGTCGCTGCAGCCGCTCCCACTGCTGTCGTCGTGGCCTCGCTCGATCCCGCAGTCAGCCTGACCATCCAGCGCGAGTTCACCTCGCCCTCGCTCCGTCTCTACACCAACGACGATGTAGCCGGAGTAGAACTCGGCGGATCTCTCAAGAACGTCATCGCCCTCGCCGCCGGAGTCGTCCACGGCCTGGACCTGGGCCATAACTCCGCCGCAGCCCTCATCACGCGCGGTATTGCCGAGATCACCCGTCTCGCCATCGCCTGCGGAGGCCATCGCCAGACGCTCGCTGGACTTTCAGGAGTCGGCGACCTCGTCCTCACCTGTACCGGATCGCTCTCCCGCAACCGCTCCGTAGGCATCGAACTTGGTCGAGGCCGCCAGCTTTCGGACATCATCGCCGGCCTGCACGGCAAGGTAGCCGAAGGCGTCCGCAGCACCACCGCAGCGCTCGGCCTGGCCGCCCGCTACGCTGTAGACATGCCCATTACCAGCCAGATGGACGCCATCCTCCATCGCAACAAGAACCCCCGCGAAGCTATCCGCGAACTTATGTCCCGTCCTAACCGCGACGAATAG
- the plsY gene encoding glycerol-3-phosphate 1-O-acyltransferase PlsY → MNPWLTSIAIAYLLGSIPFGYLLVRIFRKQDIRTFGSGNIGATNVARSGAKGLGIATLLLDLGKAFAAVVIARHLAPSNYDLAVAAAIAAILGHCFPVWLGFHGGKGVASALGVFLALTWPTALAIVAVFAIIVLLTRYVSLASVIAAATLPLFAFYFVPYRTPIVITGFLVIPLIIIVKHHANIRRLLAGTESRFGSRKAVA, encoded by the coding sequence ATGAACCCTTGGCTCACCTCTATCGCGATCGCCTACCTGCTTGGATCAATCCCTTTCGGGTATCTCCTCGTTCGCATCTTCCGCAAGCAGGACATCCGCACCTTCGGCAGCGGCAACATCGGAGCCACGAACGTTGCACGCTCCGGCGCAAAGGGTCTCGGTATCGCAACGCTCCTGCTCGATCTCGGCAAGGCCTTCGCAGCGGTGGTAATCGCCAGACACCTCGCACCCTCCAACTATGATCTCGCAGTCGCCGCAGCCATTGCAGCGATCCTTGGCCATTGCTTTCCCGTCTGGCTCGGCTTCCACGGAGGCAAAGGCGTTGCTTCCGCTCTCGGCGTCTTCCTTGCTCTCACCTGGCCAACCGCACTCGCCATCGTCGCCGTCTTTGCGATCATCGTCTTGCTTACCCGTTACGTCTCGCTCGCCTCTGTGATCGCCGCAGCAACGCTGCCGTTGTTCGCCTTCTACTTCGTGCCTTACCGCACCCCGATCGTCATCACAGGCTTCCTCGTGATCCCACTCATCATCATCGTGAAGCATCACGCCAATATCCGCCGTCTCCTCGCAGGTACTGAGAGCCGCTTCGGGTCCAGAAAGGCAGTAGCATGA
- a CDS encoding competence/damage-inducible protein A: MIAEIIAAGSEMLTPFRQDTNSLYLTGELNTLGVSVAFKTIVGDNIAHLTGAAKVAIARADIVIFSGGLGPTEDDLTREAAAAALGITLRRDPEILTALYKRFAARRMIMPPNNAHQADVLEGATILENRNGSAPGQYLDTIIDGHRKIVILLPGPPKELKGLFEEACKPLLAANLPPRHLAKRLLRMALIPESQVDARTAPIYKEYSDIETTILAGSAEIQLHFLAAKPTLEEAEARVNELTARIEDEMDDAIFSSQGESLEEVVLLMLGMRHLTLATAESCTGGLLAQRLTAIAGSSRYFLGGAVVYSDNLKTIFADVPAETISTKGPVSAETAIALAEGIRSRTAASLGISITGIAGPGPGAPGPDADKPIGLVYIALADGQQTNVTELNLTGDRERIRWWASQHALELIRRHLLSAA, encoded by the coding sequence ATGATCGCTGAAATTATTGCCGCAGGCTCCGAGATGTTGACACCCTTTCGGCAGGACACGAACTCGCTCTATCTCACCGGCGAACTTAACACGCTCGGTGTCTCCGTAGCCTTTAAGACCATCGTCGGCGACAACATCGCGCATCTCACCGGAGCCGCAAAGGTCGCCATCGCACGAGCGGACATCGTCATCTTCTCTGGAGGTCTTGGACCAACCGAGGACGATCTCACCCGCGAAGCTGCAGCCGCAGCTCTCGGCATCACGCTTCGCCGCGACCCCGAAATCCTCACCGCCCTCTACAAGCGCTTCGCCGCTCGTCGCATGATCATGCCGCCAAACAACGCTCACCAGGCCGACGTTCTCGAAGGCGCAACCATCCTCGAGAACCGCAACGGAAGCGCGCCAGGACAATATCTCGACACCATCATCGACGGCCATCGCAAGATCGTCATCCTCCTTCCAGGTCCGCCGAAGGAGCTCAAAGGCCTCTTCGAAGAGGCATGCAAGCCGTTACTTGCCGCCAATCTTCCACCGCGCCATCTCGCCAAACGTCTCCTGCGCATGGCACTGATCCCCGAGTCGCAGGTCGACGCACGCACCGCGCCCATCTACAAAGAATATTCCGACATCGAGACGACCATCCTCGCCGGTTCCGCCGAGATCCAGCTTCACTTCCTCGCCGCCAAGCCGACACTCGAAGAGGCCGAAGCCCGCGTCAACGAACTCACCGCCAGGATCGAAGACGAGATGGACGATGCGATCTTCTCCTCCCAGGGCGAAAGCCTCGAGGAGGTCGTCCTCCTCATGCTCGGCATGCGACATCTCACCCTCGCGACAGCCGAAAGCTGCACCGGAGGTCTTCTCGCCCAGCGCCTCACCGCAATCGCCGGAAGCTCGCGCTACTTCCTGGGAGGAGCTGTCGTCTACTCCGACAACCTGAAGACCATCTTCGCCGACGTTCCAGCAGAAACCATCTCCACCAAAGGTCCAGTAAGCGCCGAGACTGCAATCGCGCTCGCAGAAGGCATCCGCAGCCGAACCGCAGCATCACTCGGCATCTCCATCACAGGCATCGCAGGTCCAGGTCCAGGAGCTCCAGGACCTGATGCCGACAAGCCAATCGGCCTCGTCTACATCGCCCTCGCCGACGGCCAGCAAACCAACGTCACCGAACTAAACCTCACCGGAGACCGCGAACGCATCCGCTGGTGGGCAAGTCAGCACGCTCTTGAACTGATCCGTCGTCACCTCCTTTCCGCGGCTTAA
- a CDS encoding PAS domain-containing protein, which produces MRVAFGVTEDGRFFVKAELDSQKPSHKEPLALIRTYEDEEAFLLRLISANVGVEDTTRLFSAILETVRNPASSPDWLDVNFSSDQLALLGLRERRSMSRRENDEVLPPPPTSVFDPFQVSGLYELMIQAPMPLLMLAGPQHHCIFINQPFVALIRRDASDILGKPIREALSDLKGQPFYKLLDSVYASGRPYVGKEVPTTLFKGNAAREESLYFDLIYHPIRSVASKVTGIMVLAAEVTDHVLGRQTSEKREAQLYDQWAELDAVYRNVPIGLALLDAKDFRFLRLNDRHAEILGLPAEELLGKKALNLAFNTTPSTELRALLTRVAAGETIEKHVVEGRLIATPHTPRRWLVNYAPARSANGTVYGITVASLEVLFTETPAPPKKRAARQKPSPLAK; this is translated from the coding sequence TTGAGAGTCGCCTTCGGGGTCACCGAGGACGGACGATTCTTCGTGAAGGCTGAGTTGGATTCCCAGAAGCCCTCTCACAAAGAACCACTTGCGCTCATCAGAACCTATGAAGATGAGGAAGCCTTCCTCCTGCGTCTGATCTCTGCAAACGTCGGCGTAGAAGACACGACGCGCCTGTTCTCCGCAATTCTCGAAACCGTCCGGAATCCGGCTTCCTCGCCTGACTGGCTGGACGTGAACTTTAGTTCGGACCAACTCGCCCTCCTCGGTCTTCGCGAACGCAGGTCGATGAGTCGTCGAGAGAACGACGAGGTTCTGCCCCCACCTCCCACCTCCGTCTTCGATCCGTTTCAAGTCAGTGGACTCTATGAACTCATGATCCAGGCGCCCATGCCCCTCCTCATGCTTGCCGGTCCGCAGCATCACTGCATCTTCATCAACCAACCCTTTGTTGCTCTCATCCGCCGGGATGCCTCCGATATTCTGGGCAAGCCCATTCGCGAAGCCTTATCCGACCTCAAAGGTCAACCCTTCTACAAACTGCTGGATAGCGTCTACGCATCAGGCAGGCCGTACGTCGGCAAAGAGGTCCCGACCACTCTTTTTAAAGGAAACGCAGCACGTGAGGAGAGCCTTTACTTCGACCTCATCTATCACCCCATCCGTAGCGTAGCAAGTAAAGTCACAGGAATCATGGTTCTCGCTGCCGAGGTCACCGACCATGTTCTGGGCCGTCAGACCAGTGAAAAGCGCGAAGCCCAACTCTACGATCAATGGGCTGAGCTCGACGCCGTCTATCGCAATGTCCCCATCGGCCTTGCTCTTCTGGATGCTAAAGACTTTCGATTTCTGCGCCTGAACGACAGACATGCGGAGATCCTGGGCTTGCCCGCCGAGGAGCTCCTCGGCAAAAAGGCCCTGAACCTGGCTTTCAACACGACCCCCTCCACGGAGCTTCGCGCCCTCCTCACAAGAGTCGCAGCCGGGGAGACGATCGAGAAACACGTCGTCGAAGGAAGGCTCATTGCCACGCCCCACACCCCTCGTCGCTGGCTGGTCAACTACGCTCCGGCACGTTCCGCGAACGGGACCGTCTACGGCATCACCGTTGCCTCGCTCGAAGTTCTCTTCACGGAGACTCCGGCCCCTCCCAAGAAACGCGCAGCACGGCAGAAGCCCTCGCCTCTGGCGAAGTGA
- a CDS encoding Vgb family protein has translation MPSLFHHEPSPTAPHIDHVHPHAAMPGGEVALHGRNLGAPNASTDALPSANIGDTPARTTFSRSSQAILRIPEGSISGDVVLHRNGEASNPVQLRVAVPMAENLHPVANPAVDLDGNVYATLSGSRGQQMPVSIFKIERDFQLRPFVRDLLNPTGLAFDPDGYLYTSSRAEGTIYRVSPGGAVSTYAEGLGLATGIAFDRDGNLFVGDRSGTIFKIGKPDSMGASGEIFVFATLEPSFVAYHLAFNDAGDLLVTGPTTSSNQAIHSIDRDGNITVFYQGLGRAQGMAFDVDGNLFVAASLHGQRGIVRVTPTREATLAVSGPNLIGLAFLEDGNATLATRDALFHIALDIEGRRLI, from the coding sequence ATGCCATCGCTCTTCCATCACGAGCCCAGCCCCACCGCGCCGCACATCGACCACGTCCACCCGCACGCCGCCATGCCCGGAGGCGAGGTCGCCCTCCACGGTAGAAATCTTGGTGCCCCGAATGCCAGCACCGACGCACTCCCCTCCGCCAATATCGGCGACACCCCCGCCCGCACCACCTTCAGCCGCAGCTCCCAGGCCATCCTCCGCATCCCCGAGGGCTCCATCTCGGGAGACGTCGTCCTCCACCGCAATGGCGAAGCCAGCAATCCTGTGCAGCTTCGCGTCGCCGTCCCCATGGCCGAAAACCTGCACCCCGTCGCCAACCCCGCAGTCGATCTCGATGGCAACGTCTACGCCACCCTCTCCGGCTCGCGCGGTCAGCAGATGCCCGTCTCCATCTTCAAGATCGAGCGCGACTTCCAGCTCCGCCCCTTCGTCCGCGACCTCCTCAACCCCACCGGCCTCGCCTTCGACCCCGACGGCTACCTCTACACCAGCTCCCGCGCCGAAGGCACCATCTACCGCGTCTCCCCCGGCGGCGCCGTCTCCACCTACGCCGAGGGCCTCGGCCTCGCCACCGGCATCGCCTTCGACCGCGACGGCAACCTCTTCGTCGGCGACCGCTCCGGCACCATCTTCAAGATCGGCAAACCCGACTCCATGGGAGCCAGCGGCGAGATCTTCGTCTTCGCCACCCTCGAGCCCTCCTTCGTCGCCTACCACCTCGCCTTCAACGACGCCGGCGACCTCCTCGTCACCGGACCCACTACCTCCTCCAACCAGGCCATCCACTCCATCGACCGCGACGGCAACATCACCGTCTTCTACCAGGGACTAGGCCGCGCCCAGGGCATGGCCTTCGATGTCGACGGCAACCTCTTCGTAGCCGCCAGCCTCCACGGCCAGCGCGGCATCGTTCGCGTCACGCCTACCCGCGAGGCCACCCTCGCCGTCTCCGGTCCCAACCTCATCGGCCTCGCCTTCCTCGAAGACGGCAACGCCACCCTCGCCACCCGCGACGCCCTCTTCCACATAGCCCTCGACATCGAAGGCCGCCGCCTTATCTAG
- a CDS encoding VOC family protein → MGLETIGQVGIVVRDLAQAKDFYQHVLGMKFLFDAGSMVFFQCGSVRLMIGTAEAGKPFVAAGTILYFKVADIQESHGALAAGGVTFVAPPHLVAKMPGHDLWMAFLKDPDENVIGLMSEVARAEV, encoded by the coding sequence ATGGGGCTGGAGACGATAGGGCAGGTCGGCATTGTGGTGCGGGATCTGGCGCAAGCTAAGGACTTCTACCAGCATGTGCTGGGAATGAAGTTTTTGTTTGATGCCGGAAGCATGGTGTTCTTTCAGTGCGGATCGGTCCGGCTAATGATTGGGACGGCTGAGGCGGGGAAGCCGTTTGTGGCTGCGGGCACGATTCTCTACTTCAAGGTTGCGGACATTCAGGAGTCGCATGGCGCGCTGGCGGCGGGCGGGGTGACGTTTGTTGCGCCGCCGCATCTTGTGGCGAAGATGCCGGGGCATGATCTGTGGATGGCGTTTTTGAAGGATCCGGATGAGAACGTGATTGGGTTGATGAGTGAGGTTGCGCGGGCTGAGGTCTAG
- a CDS encoding phosphatidylglycerophosphatase A family protein: MAKQTPLTTLPKIRTTWAWLVGTFFGAGLLRPGPGTYGSVAAVLLWFGVAHTLHPTPLQLTLGTIIAALAATLIGIPAATIVARESGRDDPGHVVIDEVAGQLIALIAIPADWRHAALSLLLFRLFDILKPPPVRQLERLHGGTGIMLDDVAAGILALACAHIALLFL, translated from the coding sequence ATGGCCAAACAGACACCCCTAACAACCCTCCCCAAAATCCGCACCACCTGGGCCTGGCTAGTCGGCACCTTCTTCGGAGCAGGCCTCCTCCGCCCCGGCCCCGGCACCTACGGCTCCGTAGCCGCCGTCCTCCTCTGGTTCGGAGTAGCCCACACCCTCCACCCCACGCCGCTCCAACTCACCCTCGGCACCATCATCGCCGCGCTGGCCGCAACCCTCATTGGCATCCCCGCCGCCACCATCGTCGCCCGTGAATCAGGCCGCGACGACCCCGGCCACGTCGTCATCGACGAGGTAGCCGGTCAGCTCATCGCGCTCATCGCCATCCCCGCCGACTGGCGACACGCCGCCCTCTCGCTCCTCCTCTTCCGCCTCTTCGACATCCTCAAGCCGCCGCCCGTCCGCCAGCTCGAGCGCCTCCACGGCGGCACCGGCATTATGCTCGACGACGTAGCCGCAGGCATCCTCGCCCTCGCCTGCGCCCACATCGCCTTGCTCTTCCTCTAA
- a CDS encoding FUSC family protein, which produces MATTPSTPPVAQVAHHGYFADLYTFDWTHLYLRVPLICSISIALCLVTGVLVGHPSAGLIAGGGAMTVGFGINQRIADSRLWPMIAATIVMFLSTVAGMIVGHRGLTLLAAAAAWSFIYGLLTARAAGISWVGQQAVVTLLVTSAFPADLYHAFIRGLLILLGGGLQILVTSLFLKLLPELKNNLLQLPYAGGVSVNHLLHIEEPDRIDRRTLLTQLRAIPKALPRLSQATSFGYALRLAITVTLAAEVYRRAGVQSGYWIPMTALLVQKPAFFETLTRALLRIGGTLVGAVLSTFFLVHIHPDPIYLAILAAAFAFCAYATNTVNYGLFTLCLTSYIVFLLSLNQLPGALIAHRRAVCTITGGLIALAIHLDALRRHKEQPAAT; this is translated from the coding sequence GTGGCCACCACACCTTCCACCCCGCCCGTCGCCCAGGTCGCCCATCACGGCTACTTCGCCGACCTGTACACCTTCGACTGGACCCACCTCTACCTCCGCGTTCCGCTCATCTGCTCCATCTCCATCGCCCTCTGCCTCGTCACAGGCGTCCTCGTCGGCCATCCCTCCGCAGGCCTCATCGCCGGTGGAGGAGCCATGACCGTAGGCTTCGGCATCAACCAGCGCATTGCCGACTCCCGCCTCTGGCCCATGATCGCCGCCACCATCGTCATGTTTCTCTCGACCGTCGCCGGCATGATCGTCGGCCATCGCGGCCTCACCCTCCTCGCCGCAGCCGCCGCATGGAGCTTCATCTACGGCCTCCTCACCGCCCGCGCCGCCGGAATCAGTTGGGTCGGCCAGCAGGCCGTCGTCACCCTCCTCGTCACCTCCGCCTTCCCCGCAGACCTCTACCACGCCTTCATCCGCGGCCTCCTCATCCTCCTCGGCGGAGGCCTCCAGATTCTCGTCACCAGCCTCTTCCTCAAGCTCCTCCCCGAGTTGAAGAACAATCTCCTGCAACTCCCCTACGCCGGTGGCGTCAGCGTCAACCACCTCCTCCACATCGAGGAGCCCGACCGCATCGACCGCCGCACCCTCCTCACCCAACTCCGCGCCATTCCCAAAGCGCTCCCACGCCTCAGCCAGGCCACCAGCTTCGGCTACGCCCTCCGTCTCGCCATCACCGTCACCCTCGCGGCAGAGGTCTACCGGCGCGCCGGAGTTCAGAGCGGCTACTGGATTCCCATGACCGCGCTCCTCGTCCAGAAGCCCGCCTTCTTCGAGACCCTCACTCGCGCCCTCCTCCGCATCGGCGGAACCCTCGTCGGCGCCGTCCTCTCCACCTTCTTCCTCGTCCACATCCACCCCGACCCCATCTACCTCGCCATCCTCGCCGCCGCCTTCGCCTTCTGCGCCTACGCCACCAACACCGTCAACTACGGTCTCTTTACCCTCTGCCTCACCTCGTACATCGTCTTCCTGCTCTCCCTCAACCAGCTTCCCGGAGCCCTCATCGCCCATCGCCGCGCCGTCTGCACCATCACCGGCGGCCTCATCGCCCTCGCCATCCACCTCGACGCCCTCCGCCGCCACAAAGAACAACCCGCCGCCACGTAG
- a CDS encoding MutS-related protein, translating into MATANFVLYLRSLLPAWPLAILTSAIAIYLYRYFLIGRQIAQKRRLVSLYRSASLRVAGQNPQSGHTGEIFRTAAHLYDHDLAILGPDSLFGLLATVRTGVGQRGLANDLLHSPDREATIERQQAIEQLVPRNTLREQIHLLGVTEFQQVPADFFDQWLDEPPPLFHPAYRIALLATTSTYLLLTLAGVLNLAPWSILRLNILAVLAIQSAIALSIRKRVVPVLDASSRLANQMEMFRDGLALLQAEPFTALRLVALQRRSREPSNAVPLLAQMQRQFTVVEQRTKNISLVLSLFLSVGTHAAISIAKWKRQNAAAMKQWLAAWAEFESLNALATYAYEHPENIYPEILPTGTATFEATALAHPLLPHDAVTNDIALNGITSLYLISGSNMAGKSTLLRAIGLNAVLAAAGAPIRATAARLSPLTIGASIALTDSLAEGKSKFLAEVERLHAILQASAQPRPILFLIDEIFSGTNSLDRRIAAQAVATALLRNNAIGALSTHDLTLTEMAAEPTLHAVNLHMASPDPADPLAFDYRLKPGVNPTSNALAILRLIGIDVESSRVAEEDPGTQTTSLEDPS; encoded by the coding sequence TTGGCGACGGCAAATTTCGTTCTCTACCTGCGATCCCTTCTTCCAGCCTGGCCCCTGGCAATACTAACCTCTGCGATTGCCATTTACTTATACCGATACTTCTTAATAGGTCGGCAAATTGCTCAAAAGAGAAGACTTGTTAGCTTATATAGGTCGGCATCTCTTCGAGTCGCCGGACAGAACCCCCAGTCCGGACATACTGGCGAAATCTTCCGCACAGCCGCACACCTCTACGACCATGACCTTGCCATTCTTGGGCCTGACTCCCTGTTTGGCCTTCTCGCCACCGTTCGCACCGGAGTAGGTCAACGTGGACTCGCGAACGACCTCCTCCACTCACCAGATCGCGAAGCGACCATCGAGCGGCAGCAGGCCATCGAGCAGCTAGTCCCCCGCAACACCCTTCGCGAACAGATCCACCTCCTCGGCGTTACGGAGTTCCAGCAGGTCCCCGCCGACTTCTTCGACCAGTGGCTCGACGAGCCGCCGCCCCTCTTCCATCCCGCCTATCGCATCGCTCTCCTCGCGACCACCTCCACCTACCTCCTCCTCACCCTCGCAGGCGTCCTGAATCTCGCTCCCTGGTCCATTCTCCGGCTGAACATTCTCGCCGTCCTAGCCATCCAGTCCGCCATCGCCCTCTCCATCCGTAAACGCGTCGTTCCTGTCCTCGATGCCTCCTCGCGCCTTGCAAATCAGATGGAGATGTTCCGCGACGGTCTCGCTCTCCTCCAGGCCGAGCCGTTCACCGCCCTACGCCTCGTCGCCCTCCAACGACGCTCCCGGGAGCCCAGCAACGCCGTCCCGCTCCTCGCCCAGATGCAGCGCCAGTTCACCGTCGTTGAGCAGCGCACCAAGAACATCTCCCTCGTCCTCTCGCTCTTCCTCTCCGTCGGCACCCACGCCGCCATCTCCATCGCCAAATGGAAGCGTCAGAACGCCGCCGCCATGAAGCAGTGGCTCGCGGCCTGGGCCGAGTTCGAATCCCTCAACGCCCTAGCCACCTACGCCTACGAGCACCCCGAAAACATCTACCCGGAGATCCTCCCCACCGGCACCGCCACCTTCGAAGCCACCGCCCTCGCCCACCCCCTGCTTCCACACGACGCCGTTACCAACGACATAGCCCTCAACGGAATCACCAGCCTCTATCTCATCAGTGGCTCCAACATGGCTGGCAAATCCACACTCCTCCGCGCCATCGGCCTCAACGCCGTCCTCGCCGCCGCCGGAGCACCCATTCGCGCCACCGCCGCTCGCCTCTCGCCCCTCACTATCGGCGCCTCCATCGCCCTCACCGACTCGCTCGCCGAGGGCAAGTCCAAGTTCCTCGCCGAGGTCGAGCGCCTCCACGCCATCCTCCAGGCGTCCGCTCAGCCGCGCCCCATCCTCTTCCTCATCGACGAGATCTTCAGCGGCACCAACTCCCTCGACCGCCGCATCGCCGCCCAGGCCGTCGCCACCGCCCTCCTCCGCAACAACGCCATCGGCGCCCTATCCACCCACGACCTCACCCTTACCGAGATGGCTGCCGAGCCCACGTTGCACGCCGTCAACCTCCACATGGCAAGCCCCGATCCCGCCGACCCCCTCGCCTTCGACTACCGCCTCAAACCCGGCGTCAACCCCACCTCAAACGCCCTCGCCATCCTCCGCCTCATCGGAATCGACGTCGAATCGTCTCGGGTTGCCGAGGAAGACCCTGGTACCCAGACCACCTCATTAGAGGACCCCTCCTGA